The following proteins come from a genomic window of Carassius carassius chromosome 10, fCarCar2.1, whole genome shotgun sequence:
- the LOC132151225 gene encoding odorant receptor 131-2-like → MNSTTWIVDSYEEALVKNIVIISLGLIINFINGMLVVTFFSNPMFSRDSRYILYIHLVINDMFMIFISVTLYVLTYASHFANASLCYTLVFLGSATFMITPLNLAGMAIERFIAICKPLHHSQICTPRRTHIFICLIWVIGAIPSLADIIILLLVEPISLFRSTVLCYTFILFPSKHHKDRITASQVICMSFVWIILIYTYCRVLFTARKAVSKGSANKARSTILLHGVQLLLCMLSYITPVMDMFVIPFFPADRTKITFFNYLMTNIMPRLLSPLIYGVRDQKFLKQMNEYFTCKVIILKIMPS, encoded by the coding sequence ATGAACTCGACGACCTGGATTGTGGATAGTTACGAAGAAGCTCTTGTCAAAAACATTGTGATCATTTCTCTTGGTCTTATCATTAACTTCATTAACGGAATGCTAGTGGTGACTTTCTTCTCCAATCCAATGTTTTCAAGAGACTCCAgatacattttatacattcatCTGGTAATCAATGACATGTTCATGATATTCATATCAGTGACTTTATATGTGTTGACCTATGCTTCCCATTTCGCAAATGCATCATTGTGTTACACATTGGTTTTTCTTGGTTCAGCCACGTTTATGATCACTCCATTGAATCTGGCTGGTATGGCAATAGAGCGTTTCATTGCCATCTGTAAACCACTGCATCACTCTCAAATTTGCACACCACGAAGAACCCACATCTTTATATGTTTGATTTGGGTTATAGGCGCTATACCTTCTCTAGCAGATAtcattattttactcttagtcGAGCCCATATCTCTCTTCAGGTCTACTGTGCTTTGctacacatttattttgttcccATCAAAACACCACAAGGATCGCATCACTGCCTCACAAGTCATctgtatgtcatttgtgtggataATTCTCATTTATACTTACTGCAGAGTCCTGTTCACTGCCAGAAAGGCTGTTTCAAAGGGTTCAGCAAATAAGGCTCGGAGTACGATATTGTTGCATGGTGTCCAGTTACTTCTTTGTATGCTTTCCTATATCACGCCTGTTATGGATATGTTTGTCATTCCTTTTTTTCCTGCTGACAGAACAAAGATCACTTTCTTTAATTATCTAATGACGAATATTATGCCAAGATTATTGAGTCCTTTGATATATGGGGTCCGAGACCAGAAGTTTCTCAAACAAATGAACGAATACTTTACATGTAAagttataattttaaaaataatgccatcatga
- the LOC132152268 gene encoding uncharacterized protein LOC132152268, whose protein sequence is MSQSEATPPMSQMVARSECYSRSSRRSSTSQAAARARADAEAARARAQYAKRQIDMEVEKARIEATLNALVKEGEAEAALAAAYVLEAAADEEHHAIDLREQGISPKTPPSIRRARDYVNAHFTNFSLQVKAEEKPDTRQLVSHNDSHHLQQSQTPVASSPGEHLTDFVDREQLKHPPTHIKRDFSPQPRPSVTPQTELSDLAAYLARRDLLTAGFKVFDNRPESYLSWKSIFCNAIEGLHLKPSEELDLLTKWLSGESLQHALRIRAVHVNNPQAGLQRLWQRLDKSYGSPEVVEASLFQRLQTFPKISNKDTHLLQELAYLLLELEYAQIESYLPGLSFLDTPRGINPIVEKLPYGLQESWLKQGTKYKRDNGAVYPPFSYFVQFVNDYAEMKTDPSFMLQSSNIVAPKVDKTPVKPTRYRVPVTVNKTDISQTNATAQTSVLNPEKQRLPNNRDQALSRLMSLRKTLKRKPKMRERYVEFLDKIFSKGHAEPAPALTLDQECWSDPYAVMADVEQMFHNFLVREDHRDYLRFLWFKNHDLGGEVQEFKMRVHVFGNCPSPSVAIYGLKRSAMEGEREYGSDAREFTERHFYVDDGLKSFSSTDEAIDILCRSQKMLAQCNIRLHKISSNCPIITSAFPSEDLATDMQGLDLGQTTPPMQCSLGLGWGLFTDLFKFQVTVNQKPFTKRGVLSVINSVFDPLGFAVPVIVEGRAILRDISTDICEWDTELPKDKLQQWQQWKDSLKYLQQLEIPRMYTSIPLSAALTKEIHVFCDASTKAVGAVAYLKLTDRDGHSEVGFLLGKARLSPKPDITIPRL, encoded by the exons ATGTCTCAGTCTGAAGCTACACCGCCTATGTCCCAGATGGTGGCCCGGTCAGAGTGCTACTCACGTTCTTCGCGCCGTTCGTCCACCAGCCAAGCTGCAGCACGAGCCCGAGCAGACGCAGAAGCTGCCCGTGCCAGAGCACAGTACGCCAAACGCCAGATCGACATGGAGGTTGAGAAGGCGCGCATCGAGGCAACGCTAAACGCTCTGGTGAAGGAGGGTGAGGCTGAAGCAGCGCTTGCTGCAGCTTATGTCCTGGAAGCGGCAGCTGACGAGGAGCACCACGCCATCGACCTACGTGAGCAAGGCATCTCCCCTAAGACGCCTCCTTCCATTAGACGTGCTCGAGACTATGTGAATGCTCACTTCACCAACTTCAGTTTGCAAGTGAAAGCAGAAGAAAAGCCTGACACAAGACAACTGGTCAGTCATAACGACTCTCACCATCTACAACAGAGCCAAACACCAGTCGCTTCCTCTCCAGGTGAACATCTCACTGATTTTGTAGACAGGGAGCAGCTGAAGCACCCTCCTACACACATAAAAAGGGATTTTTCACCCCAGCCTAGACCTTCAGTGACTCCACAAACTGAACTGTCGGATCTAGCAGCCTATCTAGCACGCCGTGATCTGCTGACAGCGGGATTCAAGGTTTTCGACAACCGTCCTGAGTCCTACTTGTCCTGGAAGTCCATCTTCTGCAACGCCATAGAAGGCCTTCACCTTAAGCCCAGCGAAGAGCTTGACCTTCTAACCAAGTGGCTCAGCGGGGAGTCACTTCAACACGCTCTGAGGATCAGGGCGGTCCATGTGAACAACCCACAAGCAGGCCTCCAACGTTTGTGGCAGCGTCTAGACAAGAGTTATGGCTCTCCAGAGGTAGTCGAAGCGTCACTCTTCCAACGCTTACAGACTTTTCCAAAGATATCCAATAAAGACACTCACCTGCTGCAGGAGCTTGCATATCTTCTGCTAGAGTTAGAGTATGCACAAATTGAAAGTTATCTGCCAGGCCTTAGCTTTCTTGACACCCCAAGGGGGATAAACCCAATAGTTGAAAAGCTCCCTTACGGACTCCAGGAGTCATGGTTGAAACAAGGGACAAAATACAAAAGAGACAATGGTGCAGTTTACCCACCTTTCTCATATTTTGTTCAGTTTGTAAATGACTACGCTGAAATGAAAACAGACCCTAGCTTTATGCTACAAAGTTCAAACATAGTAGCTCCAAAGGTTGACAAGACACCGGTAAAACCAACCAGATACAGAGTCCCTGTTACGGTGAACAAAACAGATATCAGTCAAACAAACGCCACAGCTCAAACATCAGTTCTCAATCCGGAAAA ACAGCGTTTGCCCAACAACAGGGACCAGGCCCTCAGTCGTTTAATGTCACTTCGCAAAACGCTCAAAAGGAAACCTAAAATGAGGGAGCGCTATGTTGAGTTTTTGGACAAAATCTTCAGTAAGGGCCATGCAGAACCAGCTCCTGCTCTTACTCTAGACCAGGAATGCTG GTCTGACCCATACGCAGTCATGGCAGACGTGGAGCAAATGTTTCACAACTTTCTAGTTAGAGAGGACCACCGTGACTACCTTCGTTTCTTGTGGTTCAAAAACCATGATCTGGGTGGAGAAGTGCAGGAATTCAAGATGAGAGTACACGTTTTTGGGAACTGCCCCTCCCCATCCGTGGCTATTTATGGACTGAAACGGTCAGCGATGGAGGGAGAAAGGGAATACGGCAGTGATGCAAGAGAGTTCACTGAACGTCACTTTTATGTAGACGATGGACTGAAATCATTCTCTTCCACAGATGAGGCCATTGacattctctgtagatctcagAAGATGCTGGCTCAGTGTAACATACGCCTGCACAAAATCTCATCCAACTGTCCTATCATCACAAGTGCTTTTCCAAGTGAGGACCTTGCAACGGACATGCAGGGCCTTGACCTCGGGCAGACTACCCCACCTATGCAATGCAGCTTAGGCTTGGGCTGGGGCCTGTTCACAGACCTGTTCAAGTTTCAGGTAACAGTCAATCAAAAGCCTTTCACTAAACGGGGAGTGCTGTCAGTCATTAATAGTGTGTTCGACCCGCTTGGCTTTGCTGTACCAGTCATTGTAGAAGGCAGGGCCATACTGAGAGACATTTCCACTGACATTTGTGAATGGGACACCGAATTGCCCAAAGACAAATTACAACAGTGGCAACAATGGAAAGACTCCCTCAAATATCTACAACAACTTGAAATTCCCAGAATGTACACCTCAATACCACTATCTGCAGCTCTAACTAAGGAGATCCATGTTTTTTGTGATGCCTCCACTAAGGCAGTGGGTGCTGTTGCTTACCTCAAACTCACAGATAGAGATGGGCACAGTGAAGTGGGTTTCCTTCTCGGCAAAGCACGACTTTCCCCAAAACCAGACATCACTATACCCAGACTTTAA